CGGAATGTCATTGAGGTCATCGTCGTCTGCGCGCTAATCGGGCTGATCATAAAAACATTGATTCTGTGAGGTGAGTCATGAAGTGGATTTCCGGGGACGATCCCCAAAAAGTTCAGGGCTTGCGTCTCATAAAGCGACAATAGATGAACGGTTGCTTGTTGCCCCCAGGGATGTGGTGGATCTGTTCAACCGACTCAACAAGCTCAAAATTATTCCCAATGGCTAAGGTCAAAAATTCAGGGGAATAGCAAACAACAGGTAAGCCGCTGCATGTTGGTGGCGCCTCATAGGCAAAGGCCGCGATGATCAAGTGACCTTGCGCACTAACAGTCCTGTGCATGGTCTCGCAGTATTTTTCTCGATCCTCCGCTTCGGTCAGAAAATGAAACAGGGCCCGGTCGTGCCACACATCGTACGTCTTGGACGAACGAAAATGGGTGACATCACCTTCGATCCAGGTCACCCGGTTCGCGCGATCGCACAGTCTGTCCTTGGCACGATCCAAAGCGGCGGCAGAAATATCGAGAACGGTAAGGTGCTCGAAGCCTTGGTCGAGAAGATGATCAACCAGGGTTGAATCGCCCCCTCCCACGTCGATTAGGCTTGCGGTCTTTTGAACCCCTGTTGACTCGATCAAATGCAATGACATCGTGGGATGGGACTGATACCAGCCCCACTCCTCGGCAGCTGTGGTCCGGTAGATCTTCTCCCAATGGGTTTTCCTGTCCATCTGTTAACCTCTTTTTTATTATTTAATACGCAATGATGGGGTTCGCAGATTGAAAAAGTTCGACCATGTGTTTCAATGCAATAGGGGTGACTTCTGGTGCGACGTCCTGAAGGTCAATATTATACAGGGGCATCATGGTCAGATTGCCATAGATAGGTACTCCCATCTTTTTCAGGAACGCCAAGTATTCTCCATACTGATGGGGAATCTCTTCCAACGGCATGCCCATCTGGTCAGCCAGACTGATTCGCTCGCGTTCCGGTAGCTCGGCCCGATCGAGGGCTGTTGTGTCTGAATGTACCAAACGCCGGAACCATCCAACCCCCTTTGTGACGGAGATAAGGTTCTGGCATCCGCTAGAATGGTGACCTGATGCCCGGCATTCACTATTGCCCAGGCCACGTTGGGGACCGGGCAAATCTGGGCATCATCTTCGGTCAAGGAAGACTTCATATGGATCGGGATGTGTTGACGCTGAATTTGCTCAGCCTCAACGGCCCTATTTCCGTAAGAAGTGGTAAGACGACGACGCACAGGCCCAAAATGAATTTCATGTTTTTCTTACACCATCTCCTTCGCGATTGTTACAACTATGGGGTTTACGTGTCCAAGTGGGTTGTCTGCTGAGGCGGACAGGACACCGTTCCATAGGAACAAAAGACGCAACAATCTCCTTTCTTGGGTTTGAGAATCGTCCGGCACTTCAGGCACTCATACATCACCCGGCAGGAATCAAGTGACATGGTTTCGGTCTTCTGAAAACCGCATTGCGGACAGCGTAGGACGGATTGTCGTTGTGCGCTTACTCCCATTGGCCATTCTCCATTTTTTTCTGCATGATCGTTCGTACTACCCCAATCTTTATTCCATAGAGTTAGTCCAAGTCAGGAAACGTTTCATACTTATAAGACAAGTTTCCTCCTTCCTGATTCTCATGGTACAACCTGTAGCAACTACAGATGCAAGAAGGTGTCTTAAGGAGCGAGGCAGCATGGATACGATCGGAGTCTTGTCTCGAAAGACCGGGTGCCACATCGAGACCATCCGCTATTACGAGCGTATTGGTTTGCTGTCGAAACCACCGAGAACCGAAGGCGGACACCGTCTCTATGACAAGGAACCACTCAGACGGTTGGTCTTTATTCGTCGTAGCCGGGAACTGGGATTTTCGCTTAAGGAGATTCGCACGCTGTTCAAGTTGGTTGACGGCGAGCGGTACACGTGCCAGGAAGTGAAGGGGGTAACGGAGCAACATCTCAGGGATGTCAGTAAAAAAATCTCAGATTTGCGTAGGCTTCAAAAAATACTTCGTTCGATTTCCTCTCAATGCGAAGGAGGTTTGGTTCCTGACTGTCCCATTATTGAATCGCTGTTTGAGGAGAAATGCCCATGAATACGTTAGCGGTTTATGTCGGAGCCGCTTTGGCTGAAATCGGCGGATGTTTTGCGTTCTGGATGTGGCTTAGGCTACACCGAACACCCTGGTTGGGAATAGTGGGAATCGTTTCCCTTGTGATTTTTGCCGTGATACTGACACGTTCAGAAGCGGTCTTTGCGGGGCGAGCCTATGCGGCCTATGGGGGAGTCTATATCATGGCCTCTCTGGTATGGCTGTGGGCTGTGGAAGGAATGCCCCCTGACCGGTGGGACGTGGTTGGAGCCGGGATGTGTTTAGCGGGAGCGGCGATGATTCTCTGGGCTCCCAGAATGGGGTAGAAGAAAGGCTAATCATGTCTGTCAGCTATGCGTTGTTTTTTATTAGGGAAGAAGTTTTTGATCATCTTAAAAAAAACAAAGGTTGGGAGATCGGCGTAGGTCCAAGCCTCATGGTGGTAGACTCCAGATTTGGAAGTGCACTTATGAGTACAACGGCCTGGGACGACATCAAGTTGGTGAAGGACGCGAGTTACGCCCGATTGGATCTAGGATTTTTTGAGGGGGTCGCCTTTGTCGGAAAGATACATGCCAACAAGCCAAGCCACCAGGACGGCAACATAAAATTGTCCGACAATCGCCTCGAGATAGGTGAGGGTGCGTGCGATCGGCTTAATGGGCGTGAGGTCGCCATAGCCTACTGTGGTAATGGTGATATAGCTATAATACAGTAATTCTGAAAATTGGACTCCTATGGCGGTAGATGTCAGGCCTTGAAAAGAGTTCGGGTTGGCCAGGTTGGTGAATAGATAGAACATTGCCCAGTTTAGTCCGATCAGGAGATAAATGCAGATGGCGCCAATGATTTTATTCACAGTGATTGAGCCTGTAAGAAGCAGATGTCGGTAGGCAATCCAGGTACTGACCAGAGAAAACACAAATAGAATAGACATGTTGACCAAATGAAGCTCAGGAATGCCTAAGAAGTAGTCGATTGTGGCAGTCGCGACCCCGCTTACTGCAAGGATTCCTCCCCCTATCATCAACCATTTTTTTTCACTGACATGGCTCCAAATCCCCATCAGGAGCATGAGACAAAGAACTGGCTCTAGGAACAGACGTCGGGTCTCACCCATGACTCCTTCCTCTTGAGCAAGGGCAACCGAGAGCATGAGGATCAAGAGACCTCCTAACAAATATCCAAAATTCATCCTTTTAATTTTCATTGATGTCGTCTCCAAATAATGAAATGGGGAGGCTTCATATTCATGAACAGACCTGGGTTCCCAGCACTTCAATGGCTCGTATGGTTAAACCTTGCTTACCGGCTGATCTGAATGTTTGACTTGTGTGTCCCACCGGCAGAGAGAATTTTCCTCTGTGGAAGTCATCGCCACAAGATAGAGGTGATTGGTTTTAGGACAATATGCCGGAATATCGACGTGTGGCGATTTCCGAATTCTTTCATCCCATACAAAGAGATTGTGTATCAGCATCTGTGAAAAAGACTGTATCCCGCCCACTCCTGTGCGGGGTTGAAAGGGTGAGGGCAGGGCCAAAAACCCCTCCTTTCGGTGCCAGGCATTCCGGAGAGTCTATCATAGAAAAAAAAGGACAGGATCCAAAAGTTTTTTAATGCAAAACTCTAGGGAAGCGTCCACACGACAATCCCTGAAGACAAGCGTGGGTGAATTCAATAGTTCCTCACGGGAAGTAAGTGTGGTGATGGGCCTCTACTACCTGGTCCTCCGTTCCATGAAATTTTTTTGTGGGTAGGCGGAAATTTTGAGTAGGGTTGCTTCTCAGCCCGAAACAGGTACTATAGCCATTCTTCCTTAGCTGGGAGGTATTCATGAGATTACTGTATTTGTGGGAGGCTTTTTATGATGATTTCTGGTAAAGGTGTTTTCATGAATAGGGGATGGTATTGGGTACAACGAACATGCGCATGGGTTGTCACCATTATTCTCCTCTCGGCATGTTCGCAAAATCGTGCCTATCTCTATGAGACGGGCGAGAGGCCGATACCTCCAGGCATCGAAAACCAAATCCTCCCTCATAAAACGACTCAGGATGAGGTATTGACTCTACTTGGAGAGCCGATTGCCCGCCTCAAAACCAAGACGGGTGGGGGGCATATTCATATCTGGACCTATTCCTATATGGATCTCCAGAGCCCCTCACATGACAAGGGTGAGTCATTGACGATCACCTTTGATGACAAATCCTTTGTGGTCCTCAGTGTCACCAGAGGCCCGCTCTAACTCAGGATGGGGAAACAAGGAATATCTCATTTGCGTCCCTTCGGATAGGCAAATGGATTTTGAGGGAACTCTCCCGGATGTATTCTTCGCATTTGTCCTGAGCCATGGGGTTACCTTGGAAAATGCTTGAAGGAAAAATTTCCAACGGATTGGCAGGAAATGCCTCAAGCGTCCATTTGCCTTATTGCCATTAAAGGGGGCAGGTCTCTGTTTGAGGACATAGCAGATCAACCGTTTCTCTAAATGGTATTTTTCCATCCTCATGATCATCTTTTACGGGTCCAATCCGTGCCTGTCAGCCCATGGTTGTTGGCTAATTGATAGTGAAAGATATTATCGAATATGTTAAAAGCATCATGGACGTGGTGGATCGTTCCATTGGTCTCCACTCAGGGGAGAGGATGTGTTTCCCGCTAGATCGAATGAGAATGACATGGCTGCCGTACACACCTTAATCGCCTGTCATGAATGTGATCTCCTTCATCGTATGCACCCTCTGCATTATGGTGAGCGGGCCAAGTGTTCAAGATGTGGTGCATCGCTGTATGCGAAAAAACGAGATAGTTTTGAGCATACCATCATCCTGGCGTTGGCCAGTCTCATTTTCTTTACCATTGCGAATGTTTTTCCGTTTATGACGTTTGAGCTCAATGGCCGTGTTCAGGAGAGCCTGCTTTCCACAGGGGTGAAGGAGTTCTTCGATCGGGAAATGTGGGCGTTAGGGGTGTTGGTCTTGTGTGCGAGTATCCTCTTCCCCGCCCTGAAAATTCTTGGCATGTTGTATGTTCTTGGGCCGTTGGAATTAAACAAGCGACCGTGGCACGCCGCTCTGGTTTTTCGGATGGTTGAGCACTGTCGGACCTGGGCCATGATGGACGTCTATTTGCTGGGAGTTATTGTCGCTGTGGTGAAATTGTCGGATTTGGCGAATCTGGTTCCCGGTGTCGCGATTTATTCATTCGTTGCCCTAATCCTGACCTTAGCTGCTGCCGATTCTGCACTTGACATTCATGCGGTTTGGGAAAAAATGGAGAAGATTTCATGATGGGCTTTTCCCCCACCGCAGCCCGGTCGGGACTCATGAGTTGTCATGCCTGTCATCTACTCAGTCCAATACCTCCGCTGTCGAGTGAGGGCGAGGCCATCTGCCCTCGCTGCGGGGCCACTCTCCATTTGCGAAAACCCAATAGTATTTCGCGCACATGGGCACTTTTGATTGCGGCCTACATTCTGTATATCCCGGCCAACCTGCTTCCCGTGATGACGGTGATTTCGTTTGGGAAAGGCGAGGCGGATACGATTCTGAGCGGAGTCAAGGAACTCATTCATGCCGGAATGATGCCGATTGCCTTGCTGGTGTTCTTCGCCAGCATCACCGTGCCGGTCTTAAAGCTTTTGGCGTTGACGTATCTGTTGCTTTCCGTTCAATACAAATCTCAATGGCGCCCAAGAGAACGGACCAAGTTATACCGGATGACCGAGGTGGTCGGCCGGTGGTCCATGATTGATATTTTTATGATTTCGATTTTAATCGCTCTGGTAAAACTTGATGCCGTGGCGACCATTGAACCCGGGCCTGGGGCGATCTCATTTGCGGCAGTCGTGATTCTGACCATGTTTGCCGCCATGAGCTTCGATCCCCGATTGATCTGGGACAGCATAGAGGAGAAAACATGAAGGACAGCGAACCCAATCCTGGCAATTTTGAGGAATTGGCGGAAGTGACGGTACAAAAAAAGCGCGGGATTTCTATCGTGTGGATTATTCCCGTGGTTGCGGCACTGATCGGAGGGTGGCTGACCTACAAAACCATTTCCGAAAAGGGTCCCACGGTCACTATAACCTTTGAAGATGGAGCGGGATTGGAAGCCGGCAAAACGAAGATTAAATATAAGTCAATTGAGATTGGAACAGTCAAAAGCGTGCATATAAGTCCTGATCTTTCTCACGTGGTTGTAACCACCGAATTCAGCAGACGGGCCGAGACTCATCTTACGGAAAATTCCAGGTTCTGGGTGGTCCGACCCCGGTTGGGATTAGGCGGCATTTCAGGGCTTGAGACCTTAGTGTCCGGAGCCTATATTACGATGGATCCTAGACCCGGACCGTCGGCTCGAACATTCACCGGACTGGAAAAACCACCTGGAGTGACACGAGAAGACGAAGGGGCTCAATTCCAATTGCAGGCGGAAAATCTGGGATCAAGTTCCCCCGGTGCCCCGGTCTTTTATCACGACATCCAGGTTGGACGTGTTCTTGACTATGTCTTGGACAAGGAAGGGGAGGGTGTGTTTATCGATATTTTCATTCATGCCCCCCATCATCTGCGGGTACGGGATACCAGCCGATTCTGGCAATTAAGCGGGTTTGAAGTTTCGATTGGGGCAGGAGGTCTGGATGTGAAAATGGAGTCGCTCTCCTCTCTCCTCACAGGTGGAATTGCATTCGATTCCCCGGCAACCGCAGGAGGGTCGGATGAACCCAGCCAACCGGGCACCGCCTTTAAACTTTTTAAAAATTTTTCCAGTATTCAAGACGAGAAGTATGTCATGACGCGTCCCTTTGTGGTCAATTTCGATGGATCAGTGAGGGGCTTGAGCGTCGGGGCTCCTGTGGAATTCCGGGGGATTAAAATCGGGATCGTCTCCGATATCGCGGTCAATCTTAATCCCAAGACGCTTGAGATTAAAATTCCCGTGCTTATCGAAATCCAGCCGGAACGAATCACAACGCCACAGACGGTGCAATCACATGTAATAGAGGATAGATACGCCATCATGAAGCATATGGTGAAACGTGGC
This region of Nitrospira sp. MA-1 genomic DNA includes:
- a CDS encoding GDCCVxC domain-containing (seleno)protein; this encodes MGVSAQRQSVLRCPQCGFQKTETMSLDSCRVMYECLKCRTILKPKKGDCCVFCSYGTVSCPPQQTTHLDT
- a CDS encoding paraquat-inducible protein A codes for the protein MGFSPTAARSGLMSCHACHLLSPIPPLSSEGEAICPRCGATLHLRKPNSISRTWALLIAAYILYIPANLLPVMTVISFGKGEADTILSGVKELIHAGMMPIALLVFFASITVPVLKLLALTYLLLSVQYKSQWRPRERTKLYRMTEVVGRWSMIDIFMISILIALVKLDAVATIEPGPGAISFAAVVILTMFAAMSFDPRLIWDSIEEKT
- a CDS encoding MlaD family protein; the encoded protein is MKDSEPNPGNFEELAEVTVQKKRGISIVWIIPVVAALIGGWLTYKTISEKGPTVTITFEDGAGLEAGKTKIKYKSIEIGTVKSVHISPDLSHVVVTTEFSRRAETHLTENSRFWVVRPRLGLGGISGLETLVSGAYITMDPRPGPSARTFTGLEKPPGVTREDEGAQFQLQAENLGSSSPGAPVFYHDIQVGRVLDYVLDKEGEGVFIDIFIHAPHHLRVRDTSRFWQLSGFEVSIGAGGLDVKMESLSSLLTGGIAFDSPATAGGSDEPSQPGTAFKLFKNFSSIQDEKYVMTRPFVVNFDGSVRGLSVGAPVEFRGIKIGIVSDIAVNLNPKTLEIKIPVLIEIQPERITTPQTVQSHVIEDRYAIMKHMVKRGLRARLETGSLLTGQLFVGLDFHQDLPPKELILTGKYPEIPAIPAAMDELRRTVSDLMAEIRRLPLDKIATEILKTVEGGNRLVNSPDTQKAVHNLNVALGNVEKFTEGLDRQVDGLVKNLDKTLATVQKGLQQIDPNSPAAVNMNNALKELSAAARSIRVLADYLEQHPEALVKGKN
- a CDS encoding YnfA family protein, translated to MNTLAVYVGAALAEIGGCFAFWMWLRLHRTPWLGIVGIVSLVIFAVILTRSEAVFAGRAYAAYGGVYIMASLVWLWAVEGMPPDRWDVVGAGMCLAGAAMILWAPRMG
- a CDS encoding paraquat-inducible protein A — encoded protein: MAAVHTLIACHECDLLHRMHPLHYGERAKCSRCGASLYAKKRDSFEHTIILALASLIFFTIANVFPFMTFELNGRVQESLLSTGVKEFFDREMWALGVLVLCASILFPALKILGMLYVLGPLELNKRPWHAALVFRMVEHCRTWAMMDVYLLGVIVAVVKLSDLANLVPGVAIYSFVALILTLAAADSALDIHAVWEKMEKIS
- a CDS encoding class I SAM-dependent methyltransferase, coding for MDRKTHWEKIYRTTAAEEWGWYQSHPTMSLHLIESTGVQKTASLIDVGGGDSTLVDHLLDQGFEHLTVLDISAAALDRAKDRLCDRANRVTWIEGDVTHFRSSKTYDVWHDRALFHFLTEAEDREKYCETMHRTVSAQGHLIIAAFAYEAPPTCSGLPVVCYSPEFLTLAIGNNFELVESVEQIHHIPGGNKQPFIYCRFMRRKP
- a CDS encoding helix-turn-helix domain-containing protein, which translates into the protein MDTIGVLSRKTGCHIETIRYYERIGLLSKPPRTEGGHRLYDKEPLRRLVFIRRSRELGFSLKEIRTLFKLVDGERYTCQEVKGVTEQHLRDVSKKISDLRRLQKILRSISSQCEGGLVPDCPIIESLFEEKCP
- a CDS encoding ion channel — its product is MKIKRMNFGYLLGGLLILMLSVALAQEEGVMGETRRLFLEPVLCLMLLMGIWSHVSEKKWLMIGGGILAVSGVATATIDYFLGIPELHLVNMSILFVFSLVSTWIAYRHLLLTGSITVNKIIGAICIYLLIGLNWAMFYLFTNLANPNSFQGLTSTAIGVQFSELLYYSYITITTVGYGDLTPIKPIARTLTYLEAIVGQFYVAVLVAWLVGMYLSDKGDPLKKS